In Mus musculus strain C57BL/6J chromosome 1, GRCm38.p6 C57BL/6J, a single genomic region encodes these proteins:
- the Fev gene encoding protein FEV isoform X1: MNYDKLSRALRYYYDKNIMSKVHGKRYAYRFDFQGLAQACQPPPAHAHAAAAAAAAAAAAQDGALYKLPAGLAPLPFPGLSKLNLMAASAGVAPAGFSYWPGPNATAAAAATAALYPTPGLQPPPGPFGAVAAASHLGGHYH, encoded by the coding sequence ATGAACTACGACAAGCTAAGTCGCGCGCTGCGCTACTACTACGACAAAAACATCATGAGCAAGGTGCACGGCAAGCGCTACGCCTACCGCTTTGACTTCCAGGGCCTGGCGCAGGCTTGCCAGCCACCACCCGCGCACGCCCACGCCGCtgcggccgccgccgccgccgctgcggCCGCCCAGGACGGCGCCCTCTACAAGCTCCCGGCCGGCCTGGCCCCGCTGCCCTTCCCGGGCCTATCCAAACTCAACTTGATGGCAGCTTCGGCGGGCGTTGCGCCCGCTGGTTTCTCCTACTGGCCTGGCCCGAACGCcaccgccgctgccgccgccaccgccgcgcTCTACCCCACCCCGGGCTTGCAGCCCCCTCCCGGGCCCTTCGGCGCAGTGGCGGCAGCTTCGCACTTGGGGGGTCATTATCACTAG
- the Fev gene encoding protein FEV — MRQSGTSQPLLINMYLPDPVGDGLFKEGKSPSWGPLSPAVQKGSGQIQLWQFLLELLADRANAGCIAWEGGHGEFKLTDPDEVARRWGERKSKPNMNYDKLSRALRYYYDKNIMSKVHGKRYAYRFDFQGLAQACQPPPAHAHAAAAAAAAAAAAQDGALYKLPAGLAPLPFPGLSKLNLMAASAGVAPAGFSYWPGPNATAAAAATAALYPTPGLQPPPGPFGAVAAASHLGGHYH, encoded by the exons ATCCCGTCGGAGATGGTCTTTTTAAGGAAGGGAAGAGCCCGAGCTGGGGGCCGCTGAGCCCCGCGGTACAGAAAG GCAGCGGGCAGATCCAGTTGTGGCAGTTTCTCCTGGAGCTGCTGGCAGATCGCGCGAACGCCGGTTGCATCGCGTGGGAGGGCGGCCACGGCGAGTTCAAGCTCACCGACCCGGACGAGGTGGCGCGGCGCTGGGGCGAGCGCAAGAGCAAGCCTAACATGAACTACGACAAGCTAAGTCGCGCGCTGCGCTACTACTACGACAAAAACATCATGAGCAAGGTGCACGGCAAGCGCTACGCCTACCGCTTTGACTTCCAGGGCCTGGCGCAGGCTTGCCAGCCACCACCCGCGCACGCCCACGCCGCtgcggccgccgccgccgccgctgcggCCGCCCAGGACGGCGCCCTCTACAAGCTCCCGGCCGGCCTGGCCCCGCTGCCCTTCCCGGGCCTATCCAAACTCAACTTGATGGCAGCTTCGGCGGGCGTTGCGCCCGCTGGTTTCTCCTACTGGCCTGGCCCGAACGCcaccgccgctgccgccgccaccgccgcgcTCTACCCCACCCCGGGCTTGCAGCCCCCTCCCGGGCCCTTCGGCGCAGTGGCGGCAGCTTCGCACTTGGGGGGTCATTATCACTAG